A genome region from Fodinibius salicampi includes the following:
- a CDS encoding 2'-5' RNA ligase family protein — MDLKDHYNKMWTASLQKFKKQQFQFDPLLDADDDNRYGLTLLARPSEEVKQSILDALEEIKRIAPSQYYYSHPDLHITILSIISCYPCFSPDAIDTEEYCKIISSAVASVAPFRISFCGVTASSSCILIQGFPGNDQLQILRNTLRDTFRQSGLQHSIDKRYQLQTTHMTAIRFKESFAESEAFVKAIENLREKDFGSCSVKQLELVGNDWYHREEKVQRICKFKLSN; from the coding sequence ATGGATTTAAAGGACCATTACAATAAAATGTGGACAGCCTCACTTCAAAAATTTAAGAAGCAGCAATTTCAGTTTGACCCCCTGCTTGATGCCGACGACGATAACCGGTATGGTCTAACTCTATTAGCCCGCCCTTCAGAAGAGGTAAAACAAAGTATTTTAGATGCCCTTGAGGAAATAAAGAGAATTGCCCCCAGCCAATATTATTATTCCCATCCCGATCTGCATATAACCATACTGTCAATCATTTCCTGTTATCCCTGTTTTTCACCAGATGCAATTGATACAGAGGAATACTGCAAAATTATTAGTTCTGCCGTTGCTTCGGTTGCTCCCTTCCGTATATCTTTTTGTGGAGTTACGGCCTCCTCTTCCTGTATTCTAATCCAGGGATTCCCGGGAAACGACCAACTCCAAATATTAAGAAATACCCTCCGGGATACGTTCAGGCAATCCGGGCTGCAACACTCCATCGATAAGCGATATCAGCTACAAACAACACACATGACAGCTATTAGATTCAAAGAATCCTTTGCTGAATCGGAGGCATTTGTCAAGGCCATCGAAAATTTAAGAGAAAAAGATTTCGGTAGTTGCTCGGTTAAGCAGCTAGAACTCGTGGGAAATGATTGGTATCACCGGGAAGAGAAGGTGCAGCGCATTTGCAAATTTAAGCTCTCCAATTAA
- a CDS encoding DUF6122 family protein, with translation MLHIVLHLVVPLLVALYFYRKRWKNVTVILIATMVVDLDHLLADPIYDPERCSIGFHPLHTIPAIVLYGMLFILPLILGRKADDWKLKSTIDMFHLIGLGLLIHMALDGIDCLL, from the coding sequence ATGCTGCATATTGTTTTACATTTGGTAGTTCCCTTGCTGGTTGCCCTTTACTTCTACCGTAAGAGGTGGAAGAACGTCACTGTCATCCTGATTGCAACGATGGTTGTCGATCTGGATCACCTGCTTGCTGATCCTATTTATGATCCTGAACGGTGTTCGATTGGATTTCACCCGCTGCATACGATCCCTGCAATTGTGTTATATGGGATGCTGTTTATTCTCCCTCTGATATTGGGACGAAAGGCTGATGATTGGAAATTGAAATCTACCATAGATATGTTCCATTTAATCGGACTGGGACTTTTAATCCATATGGCGCTTGATGGAATTGATTGTCTCCTATGA
- a CDS encoding D-arabinono-1,4-lactone oxidase produces the protein MDKRTFLKLSSIAMTGSLFAPPFLYRPDEEIGTNWAGNYHYKAKKLHEPDNIGQIQEIIRDSKKVHILGSRHSFNGIADSPVDLISLKNIEQDIILDREAQTVTVPAAMKYGDLAIYLHEKGYALHNLASLPHISIAGACATATHGSGVNNGNLSTAVSRLEILTADGEFQTLTKEDETFPGAVVALGGLGVVTRITLDIEPTYDVKQHVYRNLSLEHLADHFNEMMSTGYSVSFFTDYRNRTINQVWIKSRLDDKENSFEATSTLFDAQLAERHMHPIEDISAENCTRQLGMPGPWHERLPHFRMDFTPSSGDELQSEYFVPFEDAYDALEEMFGMSDQISPYLLISEIRTIDEDNLWMSPAYGQPMVSIHFTWKPDWESVRKVLPVIEERLAPFNVRPHWAKLYTLSPHILQTRYQRLSDFQKLLKEYDPRGKFRNDYLNQYIF, from the coding sequence ATGGATAAACGAACCTTTCTGAAATTATCTTCTATAGCAATGACCGGAAGCTTATTTGCCCCACCCTTTCTCTACAGACCGGATGAAGAAATCGGGACTAACTGGGCGGGGAACTATCATTACAAAGCTAAAAAGCTGCATGAGCCGGATAATATCGGTCAAATTCAGGAAATCATCCGTGACAGCAAGAAAGTGCATATCCTCGGAAGCCGCCATTCGTTTAATGGTATTGCCGATAGCCCCGTAGATCTTATTTCACTGAAAAATATCGAGCAGGATATAATTCTTGATCGTGAGGCACAAACAGTTACCGTTCCTGCGGCCATGAAATATGGTGATTTGGCCATATATCTCCATGAAAAAGGTTATGCCTTGCATAATCTTGCGTCCCTCCCACATATATCTATTGCCGGGGCCTGTGCTACGGCAACGCATGGCTCAGGCGTCAATAACGGGAACCTTTCTACCGCGGTTTCCAGACTTGAAATTCTGACTGCCGATGGTGAATTCCAAACACTTACTAAAGAAGATGAAACATTCCCGGGTGCAGTAGTAGCGCTGGGCGGACTCGGCGTAGTTACCCGGATAACACTGGATATTGAGCCTACATATGACGTAAAGCAGCATGTTTACAGGAATTTATCACTAGAACATCTGGCGGATCATTTTAATGAAATGATGTCCACGGGATATAGTGTAAGTTTTTTTACTGATTACAGGAACCGTACGATCAACCAAGTTTGGATAAAAAGTCGATTGGATGATAAAGAGAATTCTTTTGAGGCTACTTCCACCCTGTTTGATGCACAACTGGCTGAGAGACATATGCACCCTATTGAAGACATTTCCGCTGAAAACTGTACGCGTCAGCTAGGCATGCCCGGCCCCTGGCATGAACGTTTGCCACATTTTCGGATGGACTTCACTCCCAGCAGTGGTGACGAGTTGCAGTCGGAATATTTTGTACCTTTTGAAGACGCCTATGATGCCCTAGAAGAAATGTTTGGGATGAGCGATCAAATTTCACCATATCTACTGATCTCTGAAATACGCACTATTGATGAAGACAACCTTTGGATGAGTCCCGCTTACGGACAGCCCATGGTATCTATCCATTTTACCTGGAAACCGGACTGGGAGTCCGTCCGGAAGGTACTGCCCGTTATTGAAGAACGACTGGCCCCGTTTAATGTTCGTCCCCACTGGGCCAAACTATATACCTTGTCTCCCCATATCCTACAGACGCGCTATCAGCGGCTTTCTGACTTTCAAAAGTTATTAAAAGAGTACGATCCCAGAGGGAAGTTCCGAAACGATTATTTAAATCAGTATATTTTCTAG
- a CDS encoding PQQ-dependent sugar dehydrogenase: protein MKFIKYGIFLCFVFLFMGCGSQSDSGPTLDFAENNGGITLPDGFQAIIVADSVGPARHITSGDDGDIYMALSEAHNGNGIAALRDEDGDGKADVVEYFGNLTGTGIQLHNGYLYRSSDTSIVRYPINEEELVPSDSAETVVSGFPDQNSHAAKSFTFDQSGNLYVNIGGPSNACQEEGRTPGSPGQDPCPQLENHAGIWQFDANTTGQTFEEDGERFATGIRNSVALDWNKGEDQLYVVQHGRDQLHSLWPDYYTVEENASQPAEEFFQVDKGDNFGWPYAYYNWEKEQKMLAPEYGGDGETPAEEGKYEDPIMAFPGHWAPNDLTFYSDSLYPGKYMNGAFIAFHGSWNRAPEPQQGYKVVFVPFDGNTPSGDYEEFADGFAGADTLKSPGNAEHRPMGLSVYEDGSLLISDSQEGKIWRIVYTGDS, encoded by the coding sequence ATGAAATTCATTAAATATGGTATTTTTCTGTGCTTTGTCTTCCTCTTTATGGGGTGCGGCAGCCAATCTGATTCCGGTCCAACCCTCGATTTCGCTGAAAATAATGGGGGCATTACCCTACCGGATGGCTTCCAGGCTATTATTGTAGCAGATAGCGTAGGACCTGCGCGGCATATCACCTCGGGTGATGATGGGGATATTTATATGGCTCTTTCGGAAGCTCACAACGGAAATGGTATTGCTGCTTTACGAGACGAAGATGGGGATGGCAAAGCAGATGTAGTAGAATACTTTGGAAATCTAACGGGAACCGGCATACAACTTCACAATGGGTATTTATATAGAAGCTCAGATACCTCTATTGTACGATATCCAATAAATGAAGAGGAATTAGTTCCAAGTGATTCAGCAGAAACCGTAGTTAGTGGTTTCCCGGATCAAAACTCCCATGCAGCTAAATCATTTACCTTTGATCAGTCTGGAAATTTATATGTCAATATCGGAGGTCCCTCAAATGCGTGTCAGGAAGAAGGCAGAACACCCGGATCGCCCGGACAGGATCCATGCCCACAGCTGGAAAATCATGCAGGGATCTGGCAGTTTGATGCCAACACCACCGGGCAAACATTTGAAGAAGATGGAGAACGTTTCGCAACAGGTATTCGAAATTCTGTAGCACTGGACTGGAATAAAGGTGAAGATCAACTTTATGTAGTGCAGCACGGTCGTGACCAGCTTCATTCCTTATGGCCTGACTATTACACGGTGGAAGAGAATGCTTCTCAACCGGCCGAAGAGTTTTTCCAGGTAGATAAGGGAGATAATTTTGGCTGGCCTTATGCTTATTATAACTGGGAAAAAGAACAAAAAATGCTCGCACCCGAGTATGGTGGGGATGGCGAAACACCAGCTGAGGAAGGAAAGTATGAGGATCCCATTATGGCATTTCCGGGTCACTGGGCTCCTAACGATTTGACTTTCTACAGCGACTCACTTTATCCCGGCAAATATATGAATGGCGCTTTTATTGCCTTCCACGGCAGCTGGAATCGCGCTCCGGAACCACAACAGGGTTATAAAGTGGTGTTTGTCCCATTTGATGGTAACACGCCATCCGGTGATTATGAGGAATTTGCTGATGGTTTTGCTGGCGCAGACACGCTTAAATCTCCCGGAAATGCGGAACACCGTCCGATGGGCTTGTCCGTATACGAGGATGGCTCACTATTAATTTCCGATTCCCAGGAAGGCAAAATTTGGCGCATAGTGTATACAGGAGATTCATAA
- a CDS encoding ScyD/ScyE family protein → MNDINSFTTDRLEKKRGGMMKFLLIACLSLFVIACSESSVTTTETTDNSDDLVSSTEVSPHAILSSGYLSESVGMSSNFRAKGAHTANEDGFASPLFGLATAPNGNILVADAGAGVATLDGRTNIPLPGVSDMSPIGRGTMWALKGLTGAPGDDTGQALYRVSKGKNKVIADLFSFEATNNPDGGVVDSNPFDVESLGGKAALVVDAGGNDLLHIDNKGNLKVLAVFPDELVSTANIKELVGCPDSGAGLCGLPDMMPAQPVPTSVAIGPDGYYYVGELKGFPAPSNASNIWRIAPDASWAECGSSPDCMKVFDGGFTSIIDLVFDSEGNLHVAELDEQSWFAVEVLGGGVGGTINSCDLDAASCTEVATEIPILTAITFGNDGRLWATQNALIPNLAEVVAID, encoded by the coding sequence ATGAATGATATAAACTCATTCACCACAGATCGTTTAGAAAAAAAGAGGGGAGGGATGATGAAGTTTTTATTGATTGCCTGCCTTTCTTTATTTGTGATAGCTTGTTCTGAAAGCAGTGTGACGACTACTGAAACAACCGATAATAGCGATGACTTAGTCTCATCAACCGAGGTTAGTCCACATGCTATTCTCAGTAGTGGATATCTTAGTGAATCAGTCGGAATGTCATCAAATTTCCGTGCAAAAGGTGCTCATACAGCGAATGAAGATGGATTTGCAAGTCCACTTTTTGGACTTGCAACCGCTCCTAACGGGAATATTCTTGTAGCTGATGCCGGTGCAGGTGTTGCTACTCTTGATGGTCGTACGAATATTCCTTTACCTGGCGTTTCCGATATGAGTCCAATCGGGCGGGGCACAATGTGGGCTCTGAAAGGATTAACGGGAGCTCCCGGTGATGATACGGGTCAGGCCCTATATCGCGTATCGAAAGGTAAAAATAAGGTCATTGCCGATCTATTCTCTTTTGAAGCGACTAATAATCCCGATGGTGGTGTTGTTGATTCCAATCCGTTTGATGTTGAGTCACTCGGCGGAAAGGCCGCACTTGTTGTGGATGCCGGTGGAAATGATCTGCTTCACATCGATAATAAAGGTAATCTTAAGGTACTGGCGGTTTTTCCGGATGAATTGGTATCGACAGCTAACATCAAGGAACTGGTTGGTTGTCCTGACTCAGGAGCCGGGCTTTGTGGACTGCCGGATATGATGCCAGCCCAACCGGTGCCAACCAGTGTTGCGATAGGGCCTGACGGATACTACTATGTAGGAGAGCTAAAAGGTTTTCCGGCACCGAGCAATGCATCCAACATCTGGAGGATTGCACCGGATGCTTCTTGGGCAGAATGCGGCTCAAGTCCGGATTGTATGAAGGTGTTTGACGGAGGGTTTACCTCAATCATAGATTTGGTCTTTGATTCGGAAGGGAACCTTCATGTTGCTGAACTGGATGAGCAGAGCTGGTTTGCCGTAGAAGTACTTGGAGGAGGAGTCGGAGGTACGATCAACTCCTGTGATCTTGATGCGGCTTCTTGCACCGAAGTGGCTACTGAAATCCCAATTTTAACGGCTATTACTTTTGGTAATGATGGAAGGCTCTGGGCAACCCAGAATGCTCTTATTCCAAATCTCGCCGAAGTGGTTGCTATCGATTAG
- a CDS encoding histidine kinase dimerization/phosphoacceptor domain -containing protein, with the protein MPSRFSLLLFIFLFFESVGYSQSQEKLKQDIISLDKIKSSIDNNNISSLKGDTVTVTGIANISTGLLHENYLQVFIQNDSTGISLFSVSYNKTINHGDSIVATGVIQDYYGLTEINVSEYSVFPTNGKQPPIIPLFQAVDSPQRFEGMLVNGTGNVVRKGDRFNGKYIMVAPYNKPDKSMMVYVTNFHSMYQQFDFESLSVGDEVRITGVLSLYNPDSKGEEESTYKIHLRTPNDLTPIGFTQSQVTLWGSMGLLLVLLVIGWIISLRSSVKNKTEDLQESLNDKEILLKEIHHRIKNNLAIMSGLFELQLEGVENAETQKVLRDSQSRLKSMALVHDKLYRTSTLTDIEMSQYITELVRSLRNTFAGTNQEIDLEFDLDDISLDIDQAIPCGLLINEIVVNAFKHAFNNKKTGVINISLKRQGETIQLVIADNGEGIPDDIDLENRSSLGMMLIDTFKKQLEATMEITNTNGTRYSISFPIEE; encoded by the coding sequence ATGCCGTCACGTTTTTCTTTACTCTTATTTATTTTCCTATTCTTCGAGAGTGTTGGGTATTCTCAATCACAGGAGAAACTCAAACAGGATATTATCTCTCTGGATAAGATTAAAAGCAGCATAGATAATAATAACATCTCATCGTTAAAAGGAGATACTGTAACCGTAACTGGAATTGCCAATATTTCTACCGGTCTACTTCACGAAAACTATTTACAGGTCTTCATCCAGAATGATTCTACAGGTATATCCCTTTTCTCTGTATCTTATAACAAAACCATAAACCACGGTGATAGTATCGTTGCCACAGGTGTAATACAGGATTACTATGGCCTGACAGAAATTAATGTTTCTGAATACTCCGTATTTCCCACTAACGGGAAGCAGCCGCCAATTATTCCTTTATTCCAGGCTGTGGATAGCCCCCAAAGATTTGAGGGTATGTTGGTAAACGGAACAGGTAATGTAGTTAGAAAAGGAGATCGATTTAATGGCAAATACATTATGGTTGCTCCATATAATAAACCGGATAAATCGATGATGGTCTACGTTACCAATTTCCATTCCATGTACCAGCAATTTGATTTTGAGTCGCTGAGTGTTGGGGATGAGGTTCGCATAACCGGTGTATTAAGCTTGTATAACCCAGACAGTAAGGGGGAAGAAGAGAGCACTTATAAGATTCATTTGCGCACCCCAAATGATTTAACACCTATTGGTTTTACGCAAAGCCAAGTAACACTTTGGGGATCAATGGGACTTCTTTTAGTACTTCTTGTAATAGGATGGATTATTTCTCTACGATCTTCAGTTAAGAACAAAACCGAAGATTTACAGGAATCTCTGAATGACAAAGAAATATTATTAAAAGAGATTCACCACCGGATAAAGAACAACCTAGCCATCATGTCCGGACTCTTTGAACTCCAACTGGAGGGAGTTGAAAATGCGGAAACCCAAAAAGTTCTGCGCGACAGTCAGTCTCGGCTAAAATCAATGGCCTTGGTACATGACAAGTTATATCGGACCTCTACCCTCACAGACATCGAAATGTCACAATATATTACCGAGCTGGTTAGAAGTCTGCGTAATACTTTTGCAGGAACGAATCAGGAAATTGACCTGGAATTTGACCTTGATGATATTTCACTGGACATCGATCAAGCTATCCCGTGTGGATTGTTGATCAATGAAATAGTAGTAAATGCCTTTAAACATGCTTTTAATAATAAAAAAACAGGCGTCATTAATATTTCCCTAAAACGTCAAGGAGAAACTATTCAATTGGTTATTGCAGATAACGGAGAGGGTATTCCGGATGATATTGACCTTGAGAACAGAAGTTCCCTGGGAATGATGTTGATTGATACTTTTAAAAAGCAACTGGAAGCCACAATGGAGATAACAAACACCAATGGCACTCGATATTCTATCAGCTTTCCTATTGAAGAGTAA
- a CDS encoding HAD-IIA family hydrolase: protein MEKVSFYSLVKNFKAVFIDSYGVLKNHEGLIDGVQDSIDYIRSQNIPFRVLTNDASRSQEQQIQVFKNLGLKGLREEEIITSGMLARQFLELKITSGKVAYLGTENSAEYILQSGLEHVPISDVDLNSMKDIDDISAFLFLDDEGFDWNLHINKTVNFLRRKNLPVIVANSDKYYPVSKSDVAIAIGGISRLVEYIVDQKFIRFGKPDSQMFMYAFDELNKTGTFAKEDILMVGDTLSTDILGGNKFGLKTLLVLSGNTRSDTVDLKINSSGIIPDYIADSILS, encoded by the coding sequence ATGGAAAAAGTATCATTTTATTCGCTTGTAAAGAATTTTAAAGCTGTTTTTATCGACTCCTATGGTGTACTAAAAAACCACGAGGGACTTATCGATGGGGTACAGGACTCTATTGATTATATCCGAAGCCAGAATATTCCTTTTAGAGTTCTTACTAACGATGCCTCGCGCAGTCAGGAACAGCAGATACAAGTATTTAAAAACCTTGGACTTAAAGGACTTCGTGAAGAGGAAATAATCACTTCGGGAATGCTTGCCAGGCAGTTTTTAGAGCTTAAAATAACTTCTGGTAAAGTTGCTTACCTGGGTACAGAAAATTCAGCAGAATATATTTTGCAATCGGGATTGGAACACGTGCCTATATCCGATGTTGACCTCAATAGTATGAAAGATATCGATGATATTTCAGCATTTTTGTTTCTGGATGATGAAGGATTTGACTGGAATCTTCATATTAACAAGACTGTAAACTTTCTCCGTCGCAAAAACCTGCCGGTTATAGTGGCAAATTCTGATAAATATTACCCGGTATCCAAAAGTGATGTCGCTATTGCAATAGGGGGTATTTCAAGGCTTGTAGAGTATATAGTTGATCAAAAATTTATACGATTTGGAAAGCCCGATTCCCAAATGTTTATGTATGCTTTCGACGAGCTGAATAAAACCGGTACCTTTGCTAAAGAAGATATCCTGATGGTAGGTGATACTTTAAGTACAGATATTCTCGGGGGGAACAAATTCGGGCTTAAAACGCTGTTGGTGCTTTCTGGTAATACCCGTTCCGATACTGTGGACCTCAAAATAAATTCTTCCGGAATAATACCCGACTATATAGCCGATTCAATTCTAAGCTAA
- a CDS encoding glutamine synthetase family protein — protein MDQKAVVEEIEKKKDNRIKFAVTDIDGILRGKIISKSKFLKSLDKKVGFCNVIFGWDMNDAVYDDPSVTGWHTGYPDSYASIDPSTYRTIPWEREMPFFLADFSRSKDMAGVCPRTLLKKIRQRSIDMGYHPQFSNEFEWFNFRETPQSLKEKNYKDPIPLSPGMFGYSILRSSQNAPYFNDLYDQLFAFKVPIEGQHTETGDGVFEASITYADILEAADRAVLFKSAVKEIAYQHELVASFMAKWNNDLPGCSGHIHQSLWDKDKEKNVFYDSSRENNISKILEYYLAGQLHCLPHILPMYAPTVNSYKRFVEGSWASTTVSWGIGNRTTALRVIPDGASATRIETRVPGADANPYLSMAASLASGLYGIKHNLSLDIAKTQGNEYANSENQPLPASLREATDVMKASKLPEELFGKEFTDHFIKTREWEWQQFSKQVTDWELQRYFEII, from the coding sequence ATGGATCAGAAAGCAGTTGTTGAAGAAATAGAGAAAAAGAAAGACAATAGAATTAAGTTTGCTGTAACGGATATAGATGGAATCCTCCGCGGGAAAATCATATCCAAATCAAAATTTTTAAAAAGCCTGGATAAAAAGGTCGGATTTTGTAATGTCATCTTTGGCTGGGATATGAATGATGCCGTTTATGATGATCCTTCTGTAACAGGGTGGCATACGGGCTATCCGGACTCTTACGCTTCTATTGATCCTTCTACCTACCGAACCATTCCCTGGGAAAGGGAGATGCCATTTTTTTTAGCTGATTTCAGTCGTTCAAAAGATATGGCAGGAGTATGTCCCCGTACATTGCTGAAAAAGATTCGACAGCGTAGTATCGATATGGGATACCATCCACAGTTTTCTAATGAGTTTGAATGGTTTAACTTTCGGGAGACTCCCCAAAGTTTAAAAGAAAAAAATTATAAAGACCCAATCCCGCTATCGCCGGGTATGTTTGGTTATTCGATTCTCAGATCTTCACAAAATGCTCCCTACTTTAATGACTTGTATGACCAGTTGTTTGCATTTAAGGTACCCATTGAAGGTCAGCATACGGAAACCGGAGATGGCGTCTTTGAAGCCAGCATTACCTATGCTGATATACTGGAAGCCGCTGACCGCGCAGTGCTATTTAAATCGGCTGTTAAGGAGATCGCATATCAGCATGAACTGGTCGCTAGCTTCATGGCAAAGTGGAATAATGATTTACCGGGATGCAGCGGACATATTCACCAAAGTCTATGGGACAAAGATAAGGAGAAGAATGTATTTTATGATTCTTCAAGAGAAAATAATATCAGTAAAATTCTGGAGTACTATTTAGCGGGACAACTCCATTGTCTGCCTCATATATTGCCGATGTATGCTCCAACTGTAAACAGTTATAAACGTTTTGTAGAAGGTTCATGGGCTTCTACAACTGTTAGTTGGGGTATAGGAAATAGAACAACCGCACTCAGAGTTATTCCTGATGGGGCTAGTGCTACTCGGATAGAGACGAGGGTACCCGGGGCCGATGCCAATCCCTATTTATCTATGGCAGCCAGCCTGGCATCCGGATTATATGGAATCAAGCATAACCTCAGTTTGGATATTGCAAAAACACAGGGTAACGAATACGCTAATAGTGAAAACCAACCGTTACCGGCATCACTCAGGGAAGCCACGGATGTTATGAAAGCTTCAAAACTGCCCGAAGAATTATTTGGTAAGGAGTTTACGGATCATTTTATTAAGACCAGAGAATGGGAGTGGCAGCAATTTTCAAAGCAGGTAACCGATTGGGAACTACAACGTTATTTTGAAATTATTTAA